CTAAAGGACGAAAAATATCGAGCTGGCGCAATTAAGGCCGCAAACTGGTTTGTCGAACATGCAGCAAAAAAAGGATGGTTCCTGGGTGTCTGTGGTGATACGCGATTTGCACCTGATTTTGCAACAGCACAGTCTATACAGGCCCTCCTCGACATGTATACATTGACCAAGGATTCACGCTATCAAACAGCGGCTTATCAGGTAGCCAAATATTATACAACATCGATCTATACGCATCCCATCCCATCTCGGGAGCTCAAGCGCGTGAATGGGACTGCTCGTCAAGATTGGGAAATCAGTCAAGCGGGGCTGGGATTTGAACATGGAGGTATTATGGGCTCTGCAAATCATCATGGTCCTATTCTGCTATCGAGTCATGCGGGGTTGTTTGTAAGACTTTATGCGCAAACGAAAGACAGCCTATTGCTGGATATGGCAAGAGCAGCAGCCTGGGGACGGGATGCTTTTGTGGATGCCAATACCGGAGTCGCTTCCTATTACTGGGATGCGATGAATAAAGGGGCAGGACCATTTCCTCATCATGCCTGGTGGCAATTGGGATGGATTACCGATTATCTACTCTCCGAAGCAGCGGTTCGTTCCAATGGTAAAATCTCCTTTCCCAGTGGATTTATAACACCTAAAGTTGGGCCACACCGCAGCTACGGCTTTGATAAAGGGAGGATATTTGGAACTCCCGTTGATTTGAAAATGAAAAAGGAACTTATCAACCTTGATAATGCACAAATAGATTATATCCTGGCAACGAACAGCGATAATAAGCAGCTCTATATTGTTTTGCTGAACAATAGTGTGGATCAGCAGGAGATTCAGCTCAGGGTGGATAAAGGCCAATCCCAGCGTCTATTTGGATCAGGTCAGCTGGAGGCCTATCTTCTCAACGCCAATGGGGAACATGAAATAGAAATGCCAGCATCTGCGGTCTGGAAAATCACCCTGCCGGCAACGGGACTAAAAGTAATGAAAATCAACTATCAATAACCATTTAAAATCAACTAATAGTATGAATAGCAACATTAAAGACTTAAAAAACTTTTGGATTTTACCAGTATTCTTTGGACTAATGTTTACGGTTTTAAGTTGTACAGGGATCGAAAAGAGCTTACAGCAAAATGAACAGCAAAATCAACAACAAGTAGAGCATAAACTTGCACGAATGGCCTCTGCTGCCGGGCAATTGGATTCACCCATGGTGAAAAGTTTGGCTTATCAGGTTATCGTCAACAATGATACCTTGGACGTATGGCAAGAAACCTGCTATGATCTGGCCCAAAATGGTGGGCAGACGGATGTACATACCGCATTGTTTAATTATGTGCCAGGTACACAGGTCAAGATTATTTGTAACAGTGCATTCTCAAATTTTACGCTTTCGCCTAAAAGATTGAATATACCGGTTGTGAAGAATGGAAATGAATTGACATTTACCATCCCGGAATATTACAATTATGCGTTAGCTATCCCTGGTCGAGCACCCTTGCTATTATTTGGATCTCCCGATTACAGTGCCTATAAACCTGGGGCGGTTGTTTTTGCCAAGGGAATACATTATGGCGTAAACGGAGTTTTTAAACTTGAGTCTAATAAAACCTATTATTTAGAAGAGGGAGCAATTTTAAGAGGAAAGGTATTGATCGAAAATGTGTCTAATGTCAAATTGATCGGTCGAGGTTATATTGATGATCGTACTGCTCCTGTCGCTGGAAACTTTGTCAAAGTCTACCGTAGTCAAAATGTGGAACTTCGGGGATTTGGCGTTCGGCATGCCGCTTTAGGGTGGCAAGTGGATATGGTCAATTCGTCGAATGTCAACGTTTCCCATCTCAATCTATTGAGCTTTGGGCAGAACAATGATGGTTTGGATTTGGGTTCAGGATGTCAAGATGTGCATTTCTCCCACTGTTTTATTGGATCGGGGGATGATGGTTTTGGTTGGCACGCAACAAATGCGGCTGCAGATGGTGAAACCCCACTTTTAAATTGTAGCGCCCACGACTGTTTGATCTGGAAAAACCAGGTGGGCGTAGGTATTCGTATAGGTTCTTCCTTAGAAACCAGTAGTGTCGAACAGCTCACATTCAAAGATATTGATATAGCCAAAATGACTTGGGGAGGTCATTCTGTGGCGATACCACATTCGGATTGGGCTGATGTGAGGAATATCACCTTCGAAGGGATCCGTGATGAGACCATCGGAAATACACGATTCGTGCTGATGTATATTAAGCAGAACTCGAATTCAAATCCAGTCTATAGACCTGGAACCATTTCTAATATTCGATTTATTGATTGTGTCAGCAGTGCCACAGCGGCAACCTTCGAGGGTTATGATGCGGAGCACATGATTAAAGATGTGACCTTCAAAAACGTAAAGGTCGGGGGCAGGAATATGTTGCAATCTGATATCGTCGCGAATTCCTTTACTTCGAATATCACTGTTGTAGATTGATGTTAAAAATATTTTACGAGAACTTGTATTCAAATGGTATGCGTAGCTATCAATTAATCATAACGATCCTATTGCTTTTTTTTACAATGACTGATTTGAGTGCGCAGAATACCGGGGAGCTCGATAAGATTGCAGCTTCACAAGGTACCGCCTCGCATCTATTATTTTCTGTGGATCTCCATAAAGAGGAGCTTATTCATCCAAGTGATTTTGAGCGAGATGACGAGTGTATAGTCCGCGGTGGTATTCCTAATTTTCTTGCTAAAATTGCCAATGGTCAAGATGTGACCGTCGCATTTATCGGTGGTAGCCTGACACAAGCAAATTATTGTTACCGGATGCAGATTTCCACCTATTTGCAGGCACGTTATCCATCCACCCGATTTAAGTGGGTCAATGCTGGCGTATCTGGAACAGGTACGGATTTGGGAGCCTTTAGAGTTCAGGAGCAGGTATTAACACAGCACCCCGATCTGGTTATCATAGACTTTGCAGTCAATGGCGCCTATGCAGCAGGCATGGAAGGTATAGTCAGGCAGATTATCCAACATGATCAGCATACCGATATCTGTTTAATTTATGCCATCTTGGCTACACAAACCAAGGTATATAATAATGGAAAGATACCGTCACATATTGAAACTTTGGAAGCATTGGCTGATCATTATAGTATTCCTACAATACACTTGGGAATGGAGATTGCGCGCTTGGAATCTCAGGACAAGTTGTTGTGGAAGGGAGATGCAGGTTCTGCAGGAGAACGTATTTTATTTTCTACGGACGGAATCCACCCGCTGAAAGCAGGTGGTGATCTTTACGCTGCAGCCATTGCCCGTGGGATTGAGAAGATGAAAGGATGTTCACAAATGGATATACATCCATTGCCTCAACCGCTGATATCTGATGAATGGGATATCGCAGGGATGTACATGCCTACTGATATTGCTGATTTTGATACTAAATGGGCCGTCCTTCCTACAAAAGAATCCAAATTAAAGGCGTTCAATGGATGGTTTGACACGATGATGGTAGCTGGGGAAGAGGGAGCGCGATGTTCATTCACTTTTGAAGGCGATATATTTGGTCTGTTTGATATTGGCGGACCCGAGGTGGGGCAGCTTGAAGTATGGGTAGATGGTCATCAGGTAAAACTACAGAAATTACAGTCAGATAGTTTTCAGCCCTATGAAATGACAATAGGGGATAAGGGTGATACTCTGTTGAATCGTTTTAATGCCTACTGTAATAATCGATATCGAGGTCAATATGATTTGATCAAATTGCCAAAAGGGAGGCATGAAATCAGTTTTCGTATATCGCCATTGAAAGCCGATAAAAGGATAATTTTGGGACCATCTCAACAAGAAGATATTGTTCAATACCCCGAGAAATATGACGCATCTGTAATTTATTTAGGACGGATACTGTTACGCGGGAAACCAATTTTAAATATTGCTAGAAAATAAGAAGTATGAAATCATCATGATTTGAAAGCAGCGTGAACCGAGTAAACCGAACGATTGAGCTCATGAATGCTATTGAAAATAAATATTGATGAATAATGCCTTAAAGGGGAAAATCGAGTAATGAATAAAAAAATAATTAGATGAAAGCAATTCAATTAATAAAGCTATTCGGCTGTCTACTACTCAGTTTGAGTATATCTTTTACCTATGCCCAAGCTGTATTGACACAGCAGCAGAAATGGGAGGAAAAGATACAGCGCTATGAACGTCTGGATAAGCAAAATCCACCACCTGACAATGTCATCTTATTTGTTGGTAGTTCGACCATTGAAAATTGGAAAACGCTCAAGGACGATTTCGTTGGTCAGGCTGTACTGAATAGAGGGGTCTCCGGAACCAAGACAATAGATCTGTATACCTATAGAGACCGATTGATTACACCGTATAATGCAAAGCAAATTTTTATTTATGAAGGTGACAACGACATTGGGTTGCATTGGTCTACAGATCGTATTGTAGAGCAGTTTGCTGCCTTATTTAGTGAAATACGAAAAACCAAACCGCATGCTGAAATAATTTATATCTCCATCAAACCTTCACCGCGCCGATTGAAAGATAAAATACAGATCGAAGAGGTTAATGCGCGTATTAAACAGTTTTTAAAACAACAATCTGGGACTGCCTACGCGGATGTATATTCTAAAATGCTGGATGTTCACGGTGATTTAGTTCAGGCATACTATCGGGAGGATGGTCTGCACCTAACCGCCGAGGGATACACTATTTGGAAAGATGTGATTTCCGAATTTATAAAATAGACGAATTTACCCCAGTATAAGGGGTGTTGAATAAGATGATAAACTAGATAAAAAAGAAAGTATATATGATTTATAGCAAGGGAGGAACCTCCAGAACATTAAAGAATGAAGTTGTTACCGCCGATTTAGCGGTTGTGGGCGGTGGTATGTCTGGCGTGTGCGCTGCGATTACAGCAGCTAGGCAAGGTTTGCGTGTGGTGTTGGTACAGGATCGGTCTGTACTTGGGGGGAATGCCTCCAGTGAGGTTAGATTGTGGATATTGGGTGCCACTTCTCATATGGGGAACAACAATCGTTGGAGTCGAGAAGGTGGGGTTATTGACGAAATATTGGTTGAAAATGTGTATCGCAACCCCGAGGGTAATGCCGTTATATTGGATATGATTTTACTTGACAAGGTAAAACAAGAACCCAACATCCGATTGTTGCTTAATACCAGTGTCTATGAAGTCCACAAAGAAGCTGGTGAACGGATCAAATCATTAAGTGCTTTTTGCAGCCAGAATTCCACACAATATACCCTTGAATCATCTTTATTTTGTGATGCTTCTGGAGATGGTATAATCGGTTTTCTCTCTGGAGCGGCTTTCCGCATGGGCGCTGAAACACGGGAAGAATTTGATGAGGCTATGGCACCAGATATTTCCTATGGAGAGCTTTTGGGGCATACACTCTATTTCTATACCAAAGATGTCGGAAAATCAGTGTCTTATACTGCCCCTGCTTTTGCCATGGATGTTACCAAAGAAATACCACGGTTCAAAAATTTCAATGCCAAAGAGCATGGCTGTAAGTTATGGTGGGTGGAGTATGGTGGGCGTCTAGATACCGTGCACGATACCGAAGAGATCAAATGGGAACTTTGGAAAATCATCTATGGTGTGTGGGATTATATCAAAAATTCAGGACAATTTCCTGAAGCCGACACGCTGACGTTGGAGTGGGTTGGAATGGTTCCCGGAAAGCGAGAAAGCCGTCGGTTTGAAGGTGATTATATCCTGACACAAAAAGATGTGGTCGAGCAGCGTCAACATCAAGATGCCGTAGCCTATGGTGGCTGGTCCATCGATCTGCATCCTGCGGATGGTGTCTTTAGCGACCGTCAACCCTGCAACCAATGGCATAGTAAAGGTATTTTCCATATCCCTTATCGCTGTTTATATAGTCGTAATATTCAAAACCTCTTTTTGGCGGGTCGCCTGATCAGTGTATCCCATGTCGCATTTGGTGCAACTCGGGTAATGGCGACATGTGCTTATGTCGCACAGGCAGTAGCGATTGCTGCAAAACTATGTGTTCAGCATCAACTTGTACCACGGGAACTAGGTCAATCCTATTATATGACCGAATTGCAAAAAGAACTGCAACGAGCAGGTCAGTATATACCAGGTTTTCATTTGTCCGATAATAGCGATCTTGTACAGCAGGCAGAACTCACTTCTTCAAGCAATTTGGACTTTAAGGGATTCTCCAAAGAAAATATTTTGTGGAAAAATCTGGACATTTCCGCCGCACAACTTCTTCCTGTCGTTGCGGGTGCCTTGCCTATCTTTCTTTTGGAGATTGAAGCTATGCAGCCAACAATATTGGAAGTAGCGCTGAGAAGCAGTGAAAGGAAAGGTGGTTTTACGCCAGATCAGGAACTGGGAAAAATTAAAATTAGTGTAAAACCTGGTGTTCAGACAGTAACATTGGATTTTGGATTGAAGATACATGAGGATCAATATGTTTTCCTTACGTTTCTCCAAAACGAACATGTGCGATTGGCCTATACCTCTCAGCGAATATCTGGATTGCTTTCTGTTTTTAATGGAGTGAATAAAGCGGTTTCAAATAATGGTAAACAAGTAGCCCTGTCAGGATCTGGAGTGGATTCATTTGAATTTTGGACGCCACAACGTCGGCCCGAAGGACATAATCTCGCCATTCAGCTAACAGCGGGACTGTCTGTCTTTGGGATTGAAAATGTGCGTAATGGTATTGATCGGCCCACAATTCGTCCGAATGCCTGGGTCGCTGCAACTGACGATCAGCAGCCAATAATTTCGATTAAATGGAAGCAGAAGCAGCGCATAAGAAGGATAGAAATTAATTTTGATACCGACTGGGATCATGCGATGGAGTCCGTATTAATGACCCATCCTGAGACCGTTATGCCCTTCTGTGTGCGGAATTATAGCATTGAAGATGGAAATGGGAAGACTATTTATATGCAGCGGGGCAACTTTCAGACCAGAAATGTGATAGAACTTTCGGAACCTTGTGTTACAGACCAACTGATGATATCTCTTGAGCACCCTTCTCCAGATGTACCAGCTGCCGTTTTCGCTATCAGGTGTTATGCATAGTCTTATAGAATGATAATATTCAGTAATTTAATAGTTGATACAAGATGATAGATACAGTAGTTATAATCGTTTTTTCGGTATTCATCATGCTGGTTGGGATAAGCTTCTCACGAACCGGAAGAAATTTGAAGTCCTTTTTTGCTGGAGGAGAATCCGTGCCCTGGTTTATAGGGGGGATGTCCCTGTTTATGAGCTTTTTTTCAGCGGGTACTTTTGTCGCATGGGGTTCAATAGCGTATAGTCATGGCTGGGTAGCGATTACCATTCAGTGGACTATGTGTATAGGTGGGTTGATTACAGGTCTTTATCTGGCACCCAAATGGAAGGCCACAGGTAATCTTACTGCGGCCGAGTTTATTAAGGAGCGCTTGGGGAGTACAGTGCAGAAGTGTTACATCTATGTCTTCATGATTGTTTCGGTATTTCTCAAGGGCTCAGTGTTGTATTCTGTAGCCAAACTTGTTTCCGAATCATTGGACTATCCCTTGATTCCAGTTACCATTGTGCTGGGAATCCTAATGATTGCCTATACCGCCATCGGCGGTTTGTGGGCCGTAATGGTGACGGATATTCTACAGTTTGTCGTCCTGACAGCGGCGATTGTAATTGTCATTCCATTGGTTTTTGACGAAGTTGGTGGTGTACAGTCCTTCTTGGACAAAGTTCCAGATAATTTCTTCAACGTTGTAAACGGTGAGTATACCTGGGGTTTTATTTTAGCTTTTGCATTGTATCATATTTTTTATATCGGAGGCAACTGGACATTTGTACAACGGTATACCAGTGTTGATACACCACGATCGGCGTCCAAAGTTGCTTATTTATTTGCTGCGTTGTATATTGCTAGCCCGATTTTGTGGATGATCCCACCAATGGTTTACAAAGCGATCAATCCGGATTTGACCGGCTTGGCGACAGAGACGGCTTACATTATGGTTTGTAAGCAGGTGCTCCCTGCAGGATTGCTTGGATTGATGCTCACAGGAATGTATTTCTCTACATCGGCATCCGCAAATACGGCCTTAAATGTTGTATCAGCTGTTTTTACAAACGATATCTATAAGGGAACGTTAAACCCGCAAGCGTCAGAAAAAAAGCTGATGTTTATTGCTCGTGCATCATCTTGGTTTTTTGGATTTTTTATGATTATTGTTGCGCTGATCGTACCATTGATTGGTGGGATAGTCGAGTTCACCCTGAGTATAGGCGCCATTACAGGCGGGCCATTATTGGCGCCACCGATATGGGCGTTGTTTTCAAAGCGATTGACAGGAAAGGCTACTGTATATATAACTGCTGTCAGTTTAAGCATCAATCTGCTGTTTAAGATTATTTTTCCTTTGTTGATAAACTATAAACTTAGTCGAGCCAACGAGATGCTGCTTGGTGTTGTACTTCCCTTCGTTTTGTTGGTTTGTGTCGAACTGTATGCGAAATCACGCGGGAAGATAAGTGCAGAATACCTTGCACTCAAACAAACTAAAGCCGCACGTAAGGAAGCTGTACAGCAGATTGATAAAGAAGAGGAGATGGCACTGAAAAATCAGAATAAATTTGGATTGAAGATGATAGCATTTTCGCTCACCTTTATTGCGCTGTTGCTTTATGTACTGTGCTTTTTCTTTGCCGACCGTTCTCCATTAGTTGGTGGAATTGCTACGGTAATACTTATCAGTTCATTGATCCCATGGCGAGCAGCCCATCGAGTTTTTATGGATCGGATTTAAAATCCGGTTAACTTGCAAGGCATCGTATTCTTAGCGTTTTTTAACACGATACTCCTTGGATACCAGAAGCGAAACAGTTAAATTGCTGGAAATTTGTTGTCAATTAGAATATAAACATAAACAATATGAAAAGAAAAGCGGCATTTCTTTTAGGGCTTTTGGCTTCCGCTGCGCTACCGCAAGCAACTTTCGCTAAAGATTTAATAAAGGAATCAATTGTTCAAAACCAAGAAATTGAAGGAAAAGAACTGATCGGGCGATGGGATATCGAGGTAGACGTCAATGGTACCTCAGCACCTTCCTGGCTTGAAGTGAAATTGTCAGGTTATAAGACGCTAGTAGGTCACTATGTGAGTACTTCGGGGAGTGCAAGACCTGTTTCACAAGTTTTTTATGAAAATGGAAAGTTTAAATTTGCGATACCACCACAATGGGAAGGCGGAAAGATGAACTTAAGTGTGGAAGGTGAGATCCAAAATGGAACATTACAGGGTACAATAACGGAACCCGATGGAAAGACGCATCGCTTCAAAGGTGTACGTGCACCCGAATTAAAAAGAACGGCTGCCGTTAAATGGGGAAAACCGATCCAGCTTTTTAATGGAAAAGATCTTTCTGGTTGGAAAGCTACAGGTAAAACAAATCAATGGATTGTGAAAAATGGGATCTTGACCAGTCCACAGTCGGGTTCTAACCTTGTTTCGGAACAAAAATTTGAAGATTTTAAATTGCATGTTGAATTTAAAATTCCTTCGGGAAGCAATAGCGGTGTCTATCTAAGAGGGCGTTATGAGGTGCAGATTGAGGATAGCCCAAAAGATGCACATCCGAATGCTGTACTTTTTGCAGGGGTCTATGGCTTCCTGGCAGCAAATGAAATGATGAATAAAGGGGCTGGTGAATGGCAGACCTATGATATTACATTGGTGGGACGTCTGGTGACGGTTGTAGCGAATGGTAAAACAGTGATCAGCAACCAGGAGATTCCGGGGATTACCGGTGGTGCGTTGGATAGTAAGGAGGCCGAACCGGGACCATTGTATTTCCAAGGAGATCACGGACCTGTTGAGTTCCGTAAGGTCGTCGTTACACCTGCAATCAAATAATACAAAAGATTTATTGAAGAGACTGCCGCCGAGGTGGTCTCTTTTTAAACTCCAATGATGACAACGACAATGTCTTCATTTTGGTAAGAAGTATAGTACCGATCAATTGAACCACTTTCTTTATAGTCCTGTAATTCCTTAAATATCATTTTTTTTAAAGTACCTTTTCCTTTTCCGTGGATAAATTTGATTTCGTTCATTTCCCAATAAATGGCTGCGTCTAAGTTGGATCTCAGGAAATCAATGGATTCTAACATAAGTTCTTCAGCTGAGTAGTCTTCCCAATCTTCAAGGAAAGCATCAGCGTGTAGATCAACTATAGCGGGTGGTTTGCGCATGATTCAATATTTTACAGTGCCGCAAATGTAAAACAAAACAACGACTTAATAGCTGAGGTCCGCGAGGAAATAAACTGCATCGGCAAATTTTTCATGCCATTTTTTTATAATGGCTGCCATTTCATATTCTTCCTCTTCGGCATGAGTGAGCATCAATAGTTCGATCGCATCCAGTAATTGTTTGTGATCCAGAAAAAAACCATCATAGTCGCGGTAGGCTGAGACCGTTTCCTGAATAAGTTGTAGGCTATCGTGTCGAATCAGAATCATTGTATGACGGGAGGAAATACGGTCCAATAACCATTCCTTTTTGAAATCAGATGCGATATGCCTATTACATGCTTGGTTAAACAACATTTCGAATTCAACAATCTGACTTTTTAGACTATGTATAGCGGACTGGAGTTCCTCAAAAGTATTGATGATCCGTTCCTGTGTCTCCATATTTCTTGATATAATAGCCATGATATTTTACTTAAAGTTTATATGATGTTGGTTCTTAATGTTTTAAATAAAAGCATGTAAGGTATATACAAATAGTTTGGCGAAATGTTTTCCCAATTATGAATAATAATAGACTGGTGATCTGTCGAATGCGGCACAATATGAGTTAGAAGCCAACTACTTTTGTGAAAATTTGATACCATTTAAAGCTTATTCCAGAAAGAGTGGCTTTACTTTCTCAATAGTGGAAAATAGGTAATTTGCTTTTTTTTTACGTTATTCGCATAGCATAAAAACAGGTTAAAAATTGAATTGAATGAAGGAGAAAGCAATCGGAAATTATCAATTAGAAATATGTTCCAATTCAGTCGCTTCGGCGATCGAAGCTGAAAAAGGTGGAGCAACACGTATTGAATTTTGTCAAAACTTAGAGAATGGAGGAACAACACCCTCTTTTGGTCAATTGAAGTTGGTACGTGAGTTTGTGCATATCGGTATTCACGTGCTGATTAGGCCACGTGGAGGAGACTTTCTATATACAGAAGAAGAAGTGTTGGAAATGATCACCGATATCGAGCTGTGTAAGGAATTGGGCATGGATGGCGTTGTCATAGGTGTGTTGAATGCAGATGGTACCGTGGATAAGATCAATACTAAGCGTTTGGTTGATGCCGCACGTCCTATGCATGTGACATTTCATCGTGCTTTTGATCGTGTGGAAGATCCTTTTAGTGCATTGGAAGATATTATTGCTTTGGGTATTGATCGTATACTGACTTCAGGTTTGAGAAATTCAGCTTTATCGGGTGCGCCTTTACTGCAACAATTGATCGAGCAGGCAAATGGGCGTATTGTGATTATGCCGGGAGCTGGAGTGGACTCTTCCAATATCCAGACGATCTTAGCGGAGACCGGGGCTATTGCTATACACAGTTCGGCAAAAGAAAGCCAGCCTTCAAAGATGCAATTTGCACAGGATCAGGTCAAGGGAATGGATGAGGCACAGTGGATGAGCTCAAAAGAAAAAGTCCACCAAATGGTAGACTTATTAAAAAGCCTTTAAAGTATAACTTTAAAGGCTGCTAATTTCTTTTTGCTTACTTAGCTAATTGATTTAAGATAGCATCGTTTTTAACGATTTGGTTGTCAGCTTTCATTTTTGATCTTGAACCTAACTCAACGTTAGTTCCTAATTTCAAGAACTGAACTTCAACACGTGAAACAGTTTTATTTCTTCTATCTTTTCTTTTTAAACGTGTAACTCCCATTTTGATAATATTTTTATTGTTTAAATAAAACGAGGTCGGAAGCGGATTCGAACCGCTGTAGGAGGTTTTGCAGACCTCAGCCTAGCCACTCGGCCATCCGACCCTATTTTTTTCCTTTTGAAGGTCTGCAAAAATAAAACTTATAATTGGAATTAAAAAATCTTTGTGATAAAAGTTTTGTGTTTTTGAGCATTATTCTGAAAACCAGTCTGGTAGTTTTCGACTCGGTCATCACTTCGCATTCATAATTGTCTCGCCATTGCGTGCAAGCATATGGATAAAGTAACAATTTTGGCGATCCACTGTATCTTTTAGAGGACATTCAAAAAAAATCTGGCCCGACTTTTTTCGTTTGTTTTTGAGTGTATATGAGCAGATTATGGATTTTGGAATAGATATTGCAAATGAGACTGTCAGAAATCTCATACAAGAAATATATGAGAGTAAATGATAAAAGAACAAAGTAAATTAAATTAGGAAACATGAAAAAACTATTATTATCTGCAACAATTTTATTTGGTTCAATAGGAGCTTTTGCACAAGGTGGATTGGGATACGGACT
The window above is part of the Sphingobacterium sp. ML3W genome. Proteins encoded here:
- a CDS encoding SGNH/GDSL hydrolase family protein, encoding MLKIFYENLYSNGMRSYQLIITILLLFFTMTDLSAQNTGELDKIAASQGTASHLLFSVDLHKEELIHPSDFERDDECIVRGGIPNFLAKIANGQDVTVAFIGGSLTQANYCYRMQISTYLQARYPSTRFKWVNAGVSGTGTDLGAFRVQEQVLTQHPDLVIIDFAVNGAYAAGMEGIVRQIIQHDQHTDICLIYAILATQTKVYNNGKIPSHIETLEALADHYSIPTIHLGMEIARLESQDKLLWKGDAGSAGERILFSTDGIHPLKAGGDLYAAAIARGIEKMKGCSQMDIHPLPQPLISDEWDIAGMYMPTDIADFDTKWAVLPTKESKLKAFNGWFDTMMVAGEEGARCSFTFEGDIFGLFDIGGPEVGQLEVWVDGHQVKLQKLQSDSFQPYEMTIGDKGDTLLNRFNAYCNNRYRGQYDLIKLPKGRHEISFRISPLKADKRIILGPSQQEDIVQYPEKYDASVIYLGRILLRGKPILNIARK
- a CDS encoding GDSL-type esterase/lipase family protein, with amino-acid sequence MKAIQLIKLFGCLLLSLSISFTYAQAVLTQQQKWEEKIQRYERLDKQNPPPDNVILFVGSSTIENWKTLKDDFVGQAVLNRGVSGTKTIDLYTYRDRLITPYNAKQIFIYEGDNDIGLHWSTDRIVEQFAALFSEIRKTKPHAEIIYISIKPSPRRLKDKIQIEEVNARIKQFLKQQSGTAYADVYSKMLDVHGDLVQAYYREDGLHLTAEGYTIWKDVISEFIK
- a CDS encoding FAD-dependent oxidoreductase, encoding MIYSKGGTSRTLKNEVVTADLAVVGGGMSGVCAAITAARQGLRVVLVQDRSVLGGNASSEVRLWILGATSHMGNNNRWSREGGVIDEILVENVYRNPEGNAVILDMILLDKVKQEPNIRLLLNTSVYEVHKEAGERIKSLSAFCSQNSTQYTLESSLFCDASGDGIIGFLSGAAFRMGAETREEFDEAMAPDISYGELLGHTLYFYTKDVGKSVSYTAPAFAMDVTKEIPRFKNFNAKEHGCKLWWVEYGGRLDTVHDTEEIKWELWKIIYGVWDYIKNSGQFPEADTLTLEWVGMVPGKRESRRFEGDYILTQKDVVEQRQHQDAVAYGGWSIDLHPADGVFSDRQPCNQWHSKGIFHIPYRCLYSRNIQNLFLAGRLISVSHVAFGATRVMATCAYVAQAVAIAAKLCVQHQLVPRELGQSYYMTELQKELQRAGQYIPGFHLSDNSDLVQQAELTSSSNLDFKGFSKENILWKNLDISAAQLLPVVAGALPIFLLEIEAMQPTILEVALRSSERKGGFTPDQELGKIKISVKPGVQTVTLDFGLKIHEDQYVFLTFLQNEHVRLAYTSQRISGLLSVFNGVNKAVSNNGKQVALSGSGVDSFEFWTPQRRPEGHNLAIQLTAGLSVFGIENVRNGIDRPTIRPNAWVAATDDQQPIISIKWKQKQRIRRIEINFDTDWDHAMESVLMTHPETVMPFCVRNYSIEDGNGKTIYMQRGNFQTRNVIELSEPCVTDQLMISLEHPSPDVPAAVFAIRCYA
- a CDS encoding sodium:solute symporter family protein, yielding MIDTVVIIVFSVFIMLVGISFSRTGRNLKSFFAGGESVPWFIGGMSLFMSFFSAGTFVAWGSIAYSHGWVAITIQWTMCIGGLITGLYLAPKWKATGNLTAAEFIKERLGSTVQKCYIYVFMIVSVFLKGSVLYSVAKLVSESLDYPLIPVTIVLGILMIAYTAIGGLWAVMVTDILQFVVLTAAIVIVIPLVFDEVGGVQSFLDKVPDNFFNVVNGEYTWGFILAFALYHIFYIGGNWTFVQRYTSVDTPRSASKVAYLFAALYIASPILWMIPPMVYKAINPDLTGLATETAYIMVCKQVLPAGLLGLMLTGMYFSTSASANTALNVVSAVFTNDIYKGTLNPQASEKKLMFIARASSWFFGFFMIIVALIVPLIGGIVEFTLSIGAITGGPLLAPPIWALFSKRLTGKATVYITAVSLSINLLFKIIFPLLINYKLSRANEMLLGVVLPFVLLVCVELYAKSRGKISAEYLALKQTKAARKEAVQQIDKEEEMALKNQNKFGLKMIAFSLTFIALLLYVLCFFFADRSPLVGGIATVILISSLIPWRAAHRVFMDRI
- a CDS encoding DUF1080 domain-containing protein, which translates into the protein MKRKAAFLLGLLASAALPQATFAKDLIKESIVQNQEIEGKELIGRWDIEVDVNGTSAPSWLEVKLSGYKTLVGHYVSTSGSARPVSQVFYENGKFKFAIPPQWEGGKMNLSVEGEIQNGTLQGTITEPDGKTHRFKGVRAPELKRTAAVKWGKPIQLFNGKDLSGWKATGKTNQWIVKNGILTSPQSGSNLVSEQKFEDFKLHVEFKIPSGSNSGVYLRGRYEVQIEDSPKDAHPNAVLFAGVYGFLAANEMMNKGAGEWQTYDITLVGRLVTVVANGKTVISNQEIPGITGGALDSKEAEPGPLYFQGDHGPVEFRKVVVTPAIK
- a CDS encoding copper homeostasis protein CutC, giving the protein MKEKAIGNYQLEICSNSVASAIEAEKGGATRIEFCQNLENGGTTPSFGQLKLVREFVHIGIHVLIRPRGGDFLYTEEEVLEMITDIELCKELGMDGVVIGVLNADGTVDKINTKRLVDAARPMHVTFHRAFDRVEDPFSALEDIIALGIDRILTSGLRNSALSGAPLLQQLIEQANGRIVIMPGAGVDSSNIQTILAETGAIAIHSSAKESQPSKMQFAQDQVKGMDEAQWMSSKEKVHQMVDLLKSL
- a CDS encoding spore protein → MGVTRLKRKDRRNKTVSRVEVQFLKLGTNVELGSRSKMKADNQIVKNDAILNQLAK